In the genome of Dermacentor silvarum isolate Dsil-2018 chromosome 1, BIME_Dsil_1.4, whole genome shotgun sequence, one region contains:
- the LOC125942394 gene encoding uncharacterized protein LOC125942394: MPAVSKEDQGATPAGFAEILANADAGVFGSADNVLAIFKAADEEFCNVGTTCLSATCTFSEIDSCWAVGCQRGWNELFNRRGVEVIQLQKRTLYFRTSDVNPEDLEANGDVKFLCLYLWLLRQHRCISGVILSIPVLAPRHESLFMSLLKLTDYVEKCEMHGNYPFIGRSLAKSDSRVILLDNLCRLRELGLATVHLLDDDVAILARLVEQNPLLVALVIIDVDMSALALAELIERVVEHKKLEDFRIKMRAKEPQTVFNDALSFIGQSRTISRLYVHVDHGLLSLLRGLLESSSLRELTLEPMIDDAKVLCALADLLEKQASCIRLKACFQARHLSLIPDALDNLERMVSKSSLSVLVLSGSVFTHLPACQLANALAESKTLRKLFLQDCQLTCADVQPFVVAIRRSSQFEELNVGAVTGRENEQCELLNNMAEFAVCDKITLTYKDCLVASLQKALQTSLKFVNISLSYGENTEAEPILRAMRGTVKTLKSLCIDTPRVLSSLGGQFLANLIRNGDSLKVVRLRCRTKASASIQILKALAESSSVVVLTIERWDLSENVQRIFVDMLRQNRSLNRLEFYWNNVSEYESFKKCLINGLQFNHSIIAVKMHQGPQRDELAVRDFELLQYLHRNEMILAWIADVILRDGRCPEGAAVVDLLNSCEAPLDLFQPTSDSLQRAANTRFARMATRTHFYALLTAFRGRPDFELTAGKRALFEDLHDSIIDEVSSSLGLEKPTSTGSSTSDGQ; this comes from the exons GAAGACCAGGGCGCCACTCCTGCCGGATTCGCCGAAATCCTCGCTAATGCAGATGCCGGTGTTTTCGGCAGCGCGGACAATGTCCTCGCAATCTTCAAAGCTGCCGACGAGGAATTCTGCAACGTTGGCACCACCTGTCTCAGTGCCACCTGTACATTCAGCGAGATAGATTCGTGCTGGGCCGTCGGCTGTCAGCGAGGGTGGAATGAGCTGTTCAACCGGCGTGGTGTCGAGGTGATCCAACTGCAGAAGCGAACACTTTACTTTCGAACGTCGGACGTCAACCCGGAGGACTTGGAGGCGAATGGTGATGTTAAGTTTCTTTGCCTGTACCTATGGCTTTTGCGACAGCATCGCTGCATATCTGGAGTCATCCTGTCTATTCCGGTCCTGGCACCGAGGCACGAGTCTCTGTTCATGTCTCTGCTAAAGCTTACGGATTACGTAGAAAAGTGCGAGATGCACGGCAATTACCCATTCATAGGACGTTCTCTCGCAAAATCCGATTCAAGAGTGATCCTTCTAGATAACCTATGTCGACTGAGAGAACTGGGACTGGCTACGGTTCACTTACTCGATGACGACGTCGCTATCCTGGCCCGTCTCGTGGAGCAAAATCCATTGCTGGTTGCTCTTGTCATCATCGACGTAGATATGAGTGCGCTCGCGTTAGCAGAGCTCATCGAAAGGGTGGTCGAGCACAAGAAACTGGAGGACTTCCGTATTAAGATGAGGGCTAAGGAGCCGCAGACGGTGTTCAACGATGCCCTGAGTTTTATCGGCCAGTCTCGCACAATCTCGAGGCTGTACGTGCACGTCGACCACGGCTTGCTAAGCCTGCTGAGGGGTCTCCTCGAAAGCTCGTCGCTTAGAGAACTAACGCTGGAGCCGATGATCGATGATGCGAAAGTGCTGTGTGCGCTGGCCGACTTGCTGGAAAAACAGGCGTCTTGCATTCGCTTGAAGGCTTGCTTCCAGGCCAGACATCTTTCGCTAATTCCCGACGCGCTCGACAATCTGGAGCGAATGGTCAGCAAGAGTTCGCTCAGCGTCCTGGTGCTTTCGGGATCGGTGTTCACGCACCTGCCGGCGTGTCAGCTCGCCAACGCGCTCGCAGAGAGCAAAACTTTGAGGAAGCTCTTCTTGCAGGACTGCCAGCTCACGTGCGCAGACGTCCAGCCCTTCGTGGTGGCCATCCGTAGGTCCAGCCAATTCGAGGAACTCAACGTGGGAGCTGTGACCGGGAGGGAGAATGAGCAGTGCGAGCTCTTGAATAACATGGCAGAATTCGCAGTCTGTGACAAGATCACGCTGACCTATAAGGACTGTCTCGTGGCGAGtttgcagaaagcactgcaaacAAGCCTTAAGTTTGTCAACATTTCGCTCTCCTATGGCGAAAATACAGAGGCTGAGCCTATTCTCCGTGCCATGAGGGGCACGGTGAAGACCCTGAAGAGCCTCTGCATCGACACTCCTCGA GTACTCAGCAGCCTCGGTGGTCAGTTCCTGGCGAACCTCATCCGGAATGGCGACTCACTAAAGGTTGTCCGACTGCGCTGCCGCACCAAGGCGAGCGCGTCCATCCAGATACTCAAAGCTTTAGCTGAGTCTAGTAGCGTGGTTGTCCTAACCATCGAGCGCTGGGACTTGAGCGAAAACGTCCAACGCATATTCGTCGACATGCTTCGCCAGAACCGCAGCCTGAACCGCCTGGAGTTCTACTGGAACAACGTGAGCGAGTACGAGTCGTTCAAGAAGTGCCTGATCAATGGTCTCCAGTTCAACCACTCTATAATAGCCGTGAAGATGCACCAGGGCCCGCAACGCGACGAACTGGCCGTACGTGACTTCGAGCTCTTGCAGTACCTCCACAGGAACGAGATGATACTCGCCTGGATCGCGGACGTCATCCTGAGGGACGGAAGGTGTCCTGAGGGTGCCGCTGTTGTTGACTTGCTGAACAGCTGCGAGGCTCCTCTAGACCTGTTTCAGCCGACTTCCGATTCCTTGCAGCGTGCGGCTAACACTCGCTTTGCTCGCATGGCGACCAGGACGCACTTCTACGCCCTGCTTACTGCGTTCCGCGGTCGGCCGGACTTTGAGTTGACGGCTGGTAAACGAGCGCTCTTTGAAGACCTCCATGATTCTATTATTGACGAGGTGTCGAGTTCACTGGGACTCGAAAAGCCCACTAGTACGGGTAGCAGCACCTCTGACGGGCAGTGA